One window of Triticum dicoccoides isolate Atlit2015 ecotype Zavitan chromosome 5A, WEW_v2.0, whole genome shotgun sequence genomic DNA carries:
- the LOC119300876 gene encoding uncharacterized protein LOC119300876 — protein sequence MAGTAAVYRRVMKAVQKHVGGSADKKHFREFVAAEFRSPAGTEADARARLRLAGDYAYHLTSIQHQKELLFSYNIAVDRSDEMKKILNKSAASVGLQLPDVYQP from the exons ATGGCGGGCACCGCAGCCGTGTACCGGAGGGTCATGAAGGCAGTGCAGAAGCACGTCGGCGGGAGCGCCGATAAGAAGCACTTCCGCGAGTTCGTGGCCGCCGAGTTCCGCAGCCCGGCCGGCACGGAGGCCGACGCCAGAGCGAGACTGCGGCTCGCCGGGGACTACGCGTACCATCTCACCAGCATCCAACACCAGAAG GAACTGCTATTCTCATACAATATAGCTGTGGATCGATCTGATGAAATGAAGAAGATATTGAACAAATCTGCTGCCAGTGTAGGCCTTCAGCTTCCAGATGTCTACCAGCCTTGA